One genomic segment of Terriglobales bacterium includes these proteins:
- a CDS encoding M1 family aminopeptidase, with translation MPRIPSWFWCAIVALLTVVATAQAPAPPPAPATPPGPATALYLRLRSVGLDATHVYNVRDAVLDREGVQFIFDDGTIAFTQAVDGHITGAFFEGDGEMLLSPPDQVERASLARFTGSPILTEKFSSAYLRFSDDVFRELQPYLWKAEGAEFVSRWDAVARTLAEPDALRLLLSYTNQPPRPLDGAPDESPEAASRMLHARVTGETLGTFEVRIDALLGESVAAGQIAWRDGNAYYDLWTSFPGRSRRTAATGREVDSGFAPEAELRVSGYRIRAEVKPPTRLEAEAELDMEVSGAGRRLLGFELSRYLRVESVTADGQPLELIQNEALRGTELARRGNDLVAVVFPQPIPVGRKITLRFRYGGDVLSDAGGGLLYVGARGTWFPNRGMAMGDFDLEFRYPEEWTLVATGRRVSMETKEGFTVSRWTSDRPIPMAGFNLGRYESARAEISGTVIETYAARSVEDAFPRSSMLIRPPGGDPRLINLPRAAVAVPAARPQPARNAQQLADRTARSVEFLSRRLGPFPYRQLSITQMPGRNSQGWPGLIFLSSYSFLTPEERSRAGLGAVDVIRLGDVTPAHETAHQWWGDLILWHTYRDQWVVEAVCNYLALLELEEQKPDEFRKLMDSYRDELLQKSAAGGGPYAEAGPVTLGLRLSSSRFPDGYDVVAYGRGTWLFHMLRHLLRNTAGGREADALFFQVLRRLRERHEGRDLSTADLQQAFEEVLPPALRFEGRSSLGWFFEGWVRGTAVPRLELADVRFERRGSKTFATGKIVQKDAPDQLITSVPIYAQAARGAPVFLGRVFADGTETEFRISVPGAATRLLLDPNSTVLRRP, from the coding sequence GTGCCCAGAATCCCCAGTTGGTTTTGGTGCGCAATCGTTGCGCTCCTGACGGTCGTCGCGACCGCGCAGGCGCCTGCGCCCCCGCCCGCTCCCGCTACGCCGCCCGGACCCGCTACCGCGCTCTACCTCCGCCTGCGTTCTGTCGGCCTCGACGCCACCCATGTCTACAACGTGCGCGACGCCGTGCTCGACCGCGAGGGCGTGCAGTTCATCTTCGACGACGGCACCATCGCCTTCACCCAGGCCGTCGACGGTCACATTACCGGCGCTTTCTTCGAGGGCGACGGCGAGATGTTGCTCTCTCCGCCCGACCAGGTGGAGCGCGCTTCGCTGGCCCGCTTCACCGGCTCGCCCATCCTCACCGAGAAGTTTTCCAGCGCGTACCTGCGCTTCAGTGACGACGTCTTCCGCGAGCTTCAGCCCTACCTGTGGAAGGCGGAGGGCGCCGAGTTCGTCAGCCGCTGGGATGCCGTGGCCCGCACGCTGGCCGAGCCGGACGCGCTGCGCCTGCTGCTGAGCTACACCAACCAGCCGCCGCGCCCGCTCGACGGCGCTCCTGATGAGAGTCCGGAAGCAGCCTCCCGCATGCTCCACGCCCGCGTCACCGGCGAGACGCTGGGCACCTTCGAGGTGCGCATCGACGCGCTGCTGGGCGAGAGTGTCGCCGCCGGCCAGATCGCCTGGCGCGACGGTAATGCCTACTACGACCTCTGGACCTCGTTCCCCGGCCGCAGCCGGCGCACCGCCGCTACCGGCCGCGAGGTGGATTCCGGTTTTGCGCCCGAGGCCGAGCTGCGCGTTTCCGGCTATCGCATCCGCGCCGAAGTGAAACCGCCCACCCGTTTGGAGGCCGAAGCCGAGTTGGATATGGAAGTGAGCGGCGCCGGCCGCCGCCTGCTCGGTTTCGAGCTCTCCCGCTATCTGAGAGTGGAGTCGGTCACCGCCGACGGCCAGCCGCTGGAGCTCATCCAGAACGAAGCACTGCGCGGCACCGAGCTGGCGCGCCGCGGCAACGACCTGGTCGCGGTCGTCTTTCCCCAACCCATCCCGGTCGGGCGCAAGATTACCTTGCGCTTCCGTTACGGCGGCGACGTGCTCTCCGATGCCGGCGGCGGATTGCTTTACGTGGGCGCGCGTGGCACCTGGTTTCCCAACCGCGGCATGGCCATGGGCGACTTCGACCTCGAGTTTCGCTATCCGGAGGAGTGGACGCTGGTGGCTACCGGCCGGCGTGTCTCCATGGAAACCAAGGAAGGCTTCACGGTCTCGCGCTGGACCTCGGACCGGCCGATTCCGATGGCCGGATTCAATCTGGGGCGCTATGAGAGCGCGCGCGCCGAGATTTCCGGAACGGTAATCGAGACCTATGCCGCCCGCAGCGTAGAAGACGCCTTCCCGCGTTCCAGCATGTTGATCCGGCCGCCCGGCGGAGATCCGCGGCTCATCAACCTGCCTCGGGCCGCGGTGGCGGTGCCCGCCGCCCGTCCGCAGCCGGCGCGCAACGCCCAGCAACTCGCCGACCGGACCGCGCGCTCGGTCGAGTTCCTCTCCCGCCGCCTTGGGCCCTTCCCCTACCGGCAACTGTCCATCACCCAAATGCCGGGACGCAACAGCCAGGGCTGGCCCGGACTCATCTTCCTCTCCAGCTACTCTTTCCTCACGCCCGAGGAACGAAGCCGCGCCGGGTTGGGCGCTGTGGACGTCATCCGCCTGGGCGACGTTACGCCCGCCCACGAGACCGCGCACCAGTGGTGGGGCGACCTCATCCTGTGGCACACCTACCGCGACCAATGGGTGGTCGAGGCGGTTTGCAACTACCTCGCCCTTCTCGAACTCGAAGAGCAAAAGCCGGATGAGTTCCGCAAGCTGATGGATTCCTACCGCGATGAACTCCTGCAGAAATCCGCCGCCGGCGGTGGGCCTTACGCCGAGGCCGGACCGGTGACCCTGGGTCTGCGCCTCTCCTCTTCCAGGTTTCCCGACGGATACGACGTTGTGGCCTACGGTCGCGGCACCTGGCTCTTTCACATGCTCCGCCACCTGCTGCGGAATACCGCCGGCGGACGCGAAGCCGACGCTCTGTTCTTCCAGGTACTCCGCCGCCTGCGGGAGCGACACGAAGGCCGCGACCTCTCTACGGCCGACCTGCAGCAGGCCTTCGAGGAGGTTCTGCCGCCTGCGCTGCGCTTCGAAGGTCGATCCTCGTTGGGCTGGTTCTTCGAGGGCTGGGTGCGCGGCACCGCCGTGCCGCGCCTGGAGCTGGCTGATGTCCGCTTTGAGCGCCGCGGCTCGAAGACCTTCGCCACCGGCAAAATCGTGCAGAAGGACGCGCCGGACCAGCTCATTACCTCCGTGCCGATATATGCGCAAGCTGCCCGGGGTGCGCCCGTGTTCCTGGGCCGCGTTTTCGCCGACGGCACGGAGACCGAATTCCGCATCTCCGTTCCCGGCGCCGCCACCCGCCTGCTGCTTGACCCGAACTCCACCGTCCTCCGGCGGCCTTGA
- a CDS encoding carboxypeptidase regulatory-like domain-containing protein, with amino-acid sequence MGTVVDPSGAVVPNAAISFVNKATNVRRETATNHVGLYRLDAMDPGIYDATAKAAGFKVAVQAGITIQANRIAAVDFALELGQGKTRVEVYGDSLAAVQASDALRGGNFPSKQILGLPLPASDTNALALLLPGTLNPNTASLANGFNVSVNGQTAQNNNFMIDGMENNETTQAGPAFLVTNADAIQEVVVQTTQFGAEFGRAGGAVINHITKSGTNELHGTAAWYYRSNGFDATDNSERLGASPSQEIPPRLVRNIPSFTLGGPVVIPGLYDGRGRTFFFAGAQWDRSYALALSANLVVPTDAGVATLQALAGSCPNAALYLDVLGGLRGGGSVSDISVAIPPNTFAATGSCNGTDRAGMSVEVGTVSRAASQATLDSNHVVRIDHAPSAKQAMSFRWLYDDAAQAPAFNNLEGFDRGFAGKLLSALFADTYAFSSSWTNEFRFSYGRIVFDFPGLAPDVFHANLANYSIPSVTGFGLRPNIPQFRFTNNWQYQDTVSWVKGRHQIRFGVDFLRQLVKQRPPFNERGTFVYRASTAVAGFPSSGAVTGLANFIDDFGGSGGSLARVFGSPVFYPNTFRHSYFFQDNWRLRSDFNLNLGLRYENFGQPANVFQIPAFTDYSATDFATPNQVAPDNNNLGPAVGFAWNPAIQWPLWRRIFGDKRSVLRGGFQVTYETYFNNLLSNIAGTAPNTLGGQINSVQGTAANPVNPRGSANFSAQFASIAPVPLTPFTPQDNLFDPHMRNPYVLHWSLGLEREMVGNVTLEVAYVATAGRALFRTRDVNPIVAPGTPPIRFMNSVGPRTIRDNSGSNIYHSLQLIVRRRFSPTPAGSLHLEGAWTWSRNIDNITEVFPTLSTGSQFESLPTVLGFSNRVDRGVSDNHRLHRLVIHYIWEVRGPRAGFWSTIAGGWALGGVTQLVTGAPYTILNGTDRNGDGQAGPDRPDLGNPDAPFRSRAVRVNLATCATGLFNPETQTCVTSMDVHWVEGAGLPGPNTAPRNSLFTPGTIQWDLLAVKRFSVTESVRLEYRAETINLFNRQNFGVPPGLTVNGSTADTFLNSERSEALGRTIRMGLKLHF; translated from the coding sequence ATGGGCACGGTCGTCGACCCCAGTGGAGCCGTCGTGCCCAACGCAGCGATTTCGTTTGTGAACAAGGCAACGAACGTTCGGCGAGAGACGGCCACAAATCATGTCGGCTTGTATCGCCTGGATGCCATGGACCCGGGAATCTACGATGCGACCGCCAAGGCTGCCGGCTTCAAGGTTGCCGTCCAGGCCGGGATCACGATTCAGGCAAACCGCATTGCGGCGGTAGACTTCGCACTCGAGTTGGGGCAGGGGAAGACCCGGGTGGAGGTATATGGGGATTCTCTCGCCGCTGTGCAAGCCAGTGACGCACTTCGAGGCGGGAACTTCCCATCGAAGCAAATCTTGGGACTGCCCCTGCCCGCTTCCGATACCAATGCCCTAGCCTTGCTGCTTCCCGGCACGCTGAATCCGAACACCGCGTCGCTGGCGAATGGCTTCAACGTTTCCGTCAATGGGCAAACGGCGCAAAACAACAATTTCATGATCGATGGAATGGAGAACAACGAAACCACGCAGGCCGGTCCTGCGTTTCTGGTCACCAACGCAGACGCCATCCAGGAGGTGGTGGTGCAAACCACGCAATTCGGCGCGGAGTTTGGCCGCGCGGGCGGCGCCGTGATCAATCACATCACGAAATCCGGCACCAACGAATTGCACGGAACTGCTGCGTGGTACTACAGGAGCAACGGGTTCGACGCCACGGATAACTCGGAGCGACTGGGCGCCTCCCCTTCCCAAGAAATCCCGCCACGCCTGGTGCGGAATATCCCCTCCTTCACTCTGGGAGGGCCGGTTGTGATTCCAGGCCTGTACGATGGCCGAGGCAGGACATTCTTCTTTGCCGGGGCGCAGTGGGATCGCAGCTACGCCCTGGCGCTCAGCGCCAACCTCGTCGTCCCGACCGACGCCGGCGTCGCAACACTGCAAGCCCTAGCAGGGTCTTGTCCCAATGCTGCGCTTTATCTTGACGTGCTCGGCGGCCTGAGGGGCGGCGGCAGCGTCTCCGATATCTCCGTCGCCATTCCTCCGAACACGTTTGCCGCCACGGGCTCATGCAACGGCACCGACCGGGCCGGCATGTCGGTGGAAGTGGGGACGGTTTCCCGCGCCGCTTCCCAAGCCACCTTGGACAGCAATCACGTGGTCCGGATCGATCACGCTCCTTCCGCGAAGCAAGCCATGAGCTTCCGATGGCTGTATGACGACGCTGCGCAGGCTCCGGCCTTCAACAACCTGGAGGGCTTCGACCGCGGATTCGCGGGCAAGCTCCTGTCGGCGCTTTTCGCCGACACCTATGCCTTCAGCTCTTCCTGGACCAACGAATTCCGCTTTTCCTATGGACGCATCGTCTTCGATTTTCCCGGCCTTGCCCCCGACGTCTTTCACGCCAATCTGGCCAATTACTCTATCCCGTCGGTCACCGGTTTCGGCCTGCGCCCCAACATTCCCCAGTTCCGTTTTACCAACAACTGGCAGTATCAGGACACCGTGTCTTGGGTGAAAGGAAGGCACCAGATCCGCTTCGGAGTGGATTTCCTGCGGCAGTTGGTGAAGCAGCGGCCGCCTTTCAACGAGAGGGGGACGTTCGTGTACCGGGCCAGCACGGCCGTGGCGGGCTTTCCCAGCAGTGGAGCTGTGACCGGGCTGGCCAACTTTATCGACGATTTCGGAGGCAGCGGCGGATCGCTTGCCCGCGTGTTCGGGAGTCCAGTCTTCTACCCCAACACCTTTCGGCACTCCTACTTTTTCCAGGACAACTGGCGGCTGCGTTCGGATTTCAACCTGAACCTGGGGCTGCGCTATGAGAACTTCGGCCAGCCTGCCAACGTCTTCCAGATCCCTGCCTTCACCGATTACAGTGCAACCGATTTCGCGACGCCGAACCAGGTGGCGCCCGACAACAACAATCTCGGTCCAGCGGTAGGCTTCGCGTGGAATCCGGCAATCCAGTGGCCGTTGTGGAGACGGATCTTCGGCGACAAGCGCTCGGTTTTGCGGGGAGGTTTCCAGGTAACTTACGAGACCTACTTCAACAACCTTCTCTCCAACATCGCGGGCACCGCGCCCAATACTCTCGGCGGTCAGATCAACTCCGTGCAGGGTACCGCAGCCAACCCGGTAAACCCGCGTGGATCGGCGAACTTCTCGGCGCAGTTTGCAAGCATCGCACCGGTACCGCTTACCCCTTTCACGCCGCAGGACAACCTCTTCGATCCCCACATGCGCAATCCCTACGTCCTGCACTGGTCTTTGGGTCTTGAACGGGAGATGGTTGGCAATGTCACTCTGGAAGTCGCCTACGTGGCTACGGCGGGGCGAGCCCTGTTTCGCACGCGGGATGTGAACCCGATCGTGGCGCCCGGCACTCCTCCCATTCGGTTCATGAACAGCGTTGGGCCGAGGACTATCCGGGACAATTCGGGCAGTAACATCTATCATTCTTTACAACTGATCGTTCGACGACGTTTCTCGCCTACCCCCGCAGGCAGCTTGCATCTGGAAGGGGCGTGGACCTGGTCACGGAACATCGACAACATCACGGAAGTGTTTCCCACCCTCTCTACCGGCAGCCAGTTTGAATCGCTTCCGACAGTGCTCGGGTTCAGCAACCGAGTCGACCGCGGGGTTTCGGACAACCATCGCCTACATCGCTTGGTCATCCACTACATCTGGGAAGTAAGGGGACCGCGGGCCGGGTTCTGGAGCACGATTGCCGGCGGCTGGGCGCTGGGTGGCGTGACCCAACTGGTTACGGGAGCTCCCTACACGATCCTGAACGGCACCGATCGCAATGGCGACGGCCAGGCGGGGCCGGACCGCCCGGATCTGGGCAATCCGGACGCTCCGTTTCGCAGCCGTGCGGTTCGGGTGAACCTCGCGACGTGTGCGACAGGGCTTTTCAATCCGGAAACGCAGACCTGCGTGACATCGATGGACGTGCACTGGGTCGAAGGAGCGGGGCTGCCGGGTCCGAACACGGCGCCCCGCAACAGCCTGTTCACCCCAGGAACCATCCAGTGGGATCTACTCGCCGTGAAGCGGTTTTCCGTGACCGAGTCGGTCCGCTTGGAGTATCGCGCCGAGACAATCAATCTCTTCAACCGTCAGAATTTCGGCGTGCCCCCCGGTCTGACGGTAAACGGCTCCACGGCGGATACCTTCCTCAATTCCGAGCGCTCCGAAGCACTGGGGCGCACGATTCGCATGGGCCTGAAACTGCACTTCTAG